The Vicia villosa cultivar HV-30 ecotype Madison, WI linkage group LG1, Vvil1.0, whole genome shotgun sequence genome includes a region encoding these proteins:
- the LOC131623398 gene encoding uncharacterized protein LOC131623398, producing MANKIKVEVQKQLDAGFLVTSEYPQWLANIVPVPKKDGKVRMCVDYRDLNKASPKDDFPLPHIDMLVDNTAKFNVFSFMDGFSGYNQIKMAPEDMEKTSFITPWGTFCYKVMPFGLKNAGATYQRAMTTLFHDMMHKEIEVYVDDMIAKSSTEEEHIEYLLKLFQRLRKYQLRLNPNKCTFGVRSGKLLGFIVSQRGIEVDPDKVRAIQEMPAPKTEKQVRGFLGRLNYISRFISQMTATCGPIFKLLRKDQGVVWTEDCQKAFDSIKEYLLEPPILIPPVEGRPLIMYLTVLEESMGCMLGQQDETGKKEHAIYYLSKKFTDCESRYSMLEKTCCALAWASKRLRQYMINNTTWLISKMDPIKYVFEKPALTGRIARWQMLLSEYDIEYRAQKAVKGSILADHLAHQPINEYQSLKFDFPDEDVLYLKMKDCDEPLPEEGPDPGSKWGLIFDGAVNAFGNGIGVIIITPKGTHIPFSARLLFDCTNNIAEYEACIMGLEEAIDLRIKILDIYGDSALVINQIKDKWETYHPGLIPYRDYARRLLTFFNKVELHHIPRDQNQMADALATLSSMFKVNHWNDMPTVRITRLERPAYVFATEAVIDDKPWFHDIKRFLQTQEYPLGASNKDKKTLRRLSGSFFLNGDVLYKRNFDMVLLRCVDRHEADMLMHEVHEGSFGTHSNGHAMSKKILRAGYYWLTMESDCYKHVKRCHKCQIYADKIHVPPTLLNVLSSPWPFSMWGIDMIGMIEPKASNGHRFILVAIDYFTKWVEAASYANVTRQVVVRFIKNNIICRYGVPSKIITDNGSNLNNKMMKELCEEFKIEHHNSSPYRPKMNGAVEAANKNIKKIVQKMVVTYKDWHEMLPFALHGYRTSVRTSTGATPFSLVYGMEAVLPVEVEIPSMRVLMETKLSEAEWCQSRYDQLNLIEEKRMTALCHGQLYQARMKQAFNKKVRPREFQEGDLVLKKILSFQPDSRGKWSPNYEGPYVVKRTFSGGAMTLATIDGDELPRPVNADAVKKYFV from the coding sequence atggctaacaagatcaaagtggaagttcaaaaacagctcgacgcaggttttctagtcacctcagagtatcctcaatggttggccaacatagtgccagttccgaagaaagatggtaaagttagaatgtgtgttgactaccgtgacttgaacaaggccagtccaaaagatgactttccattaccacatattgacatgctggttgataacaccgctaagttcaacgtcttttccttcatggacgggttctccggttataatcagatcaagatggctcctgaagacatggagaagacatctttcatcaccccatggggtacattttgctacaaagtgatgccatttggattaaagaatgcaggcgcaacttaccaaagggcaatgactactctctttcatgacatgatgcataaagaaattgaagtttatgtggacgacatgatagccaagtccagcacagaagaagaacatatcgaataccttttgaagttgtttcaacgactaaggaaatatcagcttcgcttgaatcctaacaaatgtactttcggggttagatctggaaaactcttgggtttcattgtcagccaaagaggtattgaagtagatcccgacaaagtcagagctattcaagagatgcctgcaccaaaaactgaaaagcaagttagaggatttctcggacgattaaactatatctccagatttatctctcaaatgactgctacatgtgggccgattttcaagcttctccgcaaagatcaaggggttgtatggactgaagattgccagaaagcgtttgacagtatcaaggaatacctgttagaaccaccaatattgattcctccagttgaagggagaccattaatcatgtaccttaccgtgttggaagaatccatgggttgtatgcttggacagcaagatgaaaccggtaagaaggagcatgccatctattacttgagtaagaaattcacagactgtgagtctcgttactccatgctcgaaaaaacatgttgtgctttggcttgggcttcaaaacgtctccgccaatacatgatcaacaatactacttggttaatctccaaaatggatccgatcaagtatgtctttgaaaaacctgccttaacaggaaggattgcccgatggcaaatgctgttatctgagtatgacattgagtaccgtgctcaaaaagcggtcaaaggaagcattctcgccgatcacttggcgcatcaaccaattaatgaatatcaatctctcaagtttgactttcctgatgaagatgtcttgtacttgaagatgaaagattgtgacgaaccgttaccagaagaaggtcctgatcctggatcaaaatggggcctaattttcgatggagcagtaaacgcttttggcaatggaattggggtaatcatcatcactcccaagggtactcatatcccattctccgccagactactatttgattgtactaacaacatcgcagaatacgaagcttgtatcatgggtctcgaagaagccattgatttaaggatcaagatcctagacatatatggagattcagcccttgtgatcaaccaaatcaaagacaaatgggaaacttaccaccctggcttgattccttacagagattatgcaagacgtctattaactttcttcaacaaggtggaattgcatcatatacctcgagatcagaatcaaatggcagacgccttggctactctatcttccatgttcaaagtcaatcactggaatgatatgcctacagttagaattacgcgccttgaaaggcccgcctatgtgtttgcaactgaagcagtcatcgatgataaaccgtggtttcacgacatcaaacgcttccttcaaactcaagagtacccacttggggcatcaaacaaagataagaaaactctaaggagactttctggcagtttcttcctgaacggagatgtgctatacaaaagaaatttcgacatggttttgctcagatgcgtggatagacacgaagcagacatgttaatgcatgaagtgcatgaagggtcctttggaactcattcaaacgggcatgcgatgtccaaaaagatactaagagcaggatactattggttgacaatggaatcagactgttataaacacgtgaagagatgtcacaagtgccagatctacgcagataagatccatgtgccaccgactctactcaacgttctctcatctccatggcctttttccatgtggggtatcgacatgattggaatgatcgaaccgaaagcatcaaacggtcatcgtttcatcttggtagccattgattacttcaccaaatgggtcgaagcagcatcttatgccaatgttacaagacaagtggttgtgaggttcatcaagaacaacatcatttgccgatatggtgttcccagcaagatcattacagacaatggttcgaacttgaacaacaagatgatgaaagaattatgtgaggaattcaagattgagcatcataactcttctccttacaggccaaaaatgaacggcgccgtcgaagccgccaacaagaatattaagaagatcgtccagaaaatggtcgtcacttacaaagactggcatgaaatgctgccatttgctttacatgggtaccgtacttcagtgcgtacttcaacaggggcaactcccttttctctagtatacggcatggaagctgtgctccccgtagaagttgaaatcccgtcaatgagagtcctcatggaaactaagttatcagaggctgaatggtgtcaaagcagatacgatcagttgaacttaatcgaagaaaaacgtatgactgctctatgccatggacagttataccaagcaaggatgaaacaagctttcaacaaaaaggttcgacctcgtgaatttcaagaaggcgacctcgtgcttaaaaagatcttgtcttttcaaccagattctaggggcaaatggtctcctaattacgaaggcccgtatgttgtcaaaagaacattttctggcggcgccatgactcttgcaaccatagaTGGCGATGAACTCCCAcgccctgtgaatgctgatgcagtcaagaaatattttgtctaa